The Aggregatilinea lenta genome includes a region encoding these proteins:
- a CDS encoding sugar-binding protein, translated as MERAQAQDGAMRDGIVNLEHLRFLTEPVTFGDRDVALVHIYSETPDYEWVDAAGEGIAAVDDVARAAIVYLWYYERTGDERALDEARLCLEFVRALQTEDGAFYNFVYDRTGTINTEGGTSYRSLGWWAMRGLWALAEGYRVFASLDPAYAAELQSSYLLTESALAENVVEEGATTMLHGYAIPSWIPGGAADVASVELLALTAYYRAAPNPGTQALIENVASGIAAYGLGDSQTYPFGLIPVTTSAAGYWHAWGSHMIAALAGAGDALGRQDWIDAAARSADTFLVRQLAFERIREIGILPNRLGQIAYGTNMMVQDFMTLYRATGDPQYAQFAGLSASWFFGNNMAGVPMYDPDTGRGYDGINGPTVWRVNFNAGAESTIEALMALLTVGGDPVASRYLDYTETSVRPYKIVEAESGRVAGGEPDFRTREWTGEAVVSSGGYYSLGEGDALEVPFELVWSGDYWIYAAHQRQGIAVEETTLAALRAPGPVTVDGALDEWEAAPGFAANTGRQFLRGSGLWRGPDVDSFTIRFMWDDDALYLAAEVRDPRFEQDQVGPGVWQQDAFWGYLDATGRGTRLSAKFTLAQTPDGPQVWDWIAQTWLPNAELGWQVAPDGAGYTYEARLPFRSLRVDDPASGKVLGVEAGIGVGGDSFLDLTGSDPDTPANLAHLILADDLGDLDEFGGAEEILSGADSAIALGISLDGEEPLVVPSNTSPDRRYLWLDRAGSEPVHLDAGAHTLRLTYAGTEASRREEVDGFLIQPVVAERVFAGADGGTLTLTYDTRTGDLRVLESE; from the coding sequence GTGGAGCGTGCACAGGCGCAGGACGGCGCGATGCGCGACGGGATCGTGAATCTGGAGCATCTCCGCTTTCTGACCGAGCCGGTGACGTTCGGCGACCGGGACGTGGCGCTGGTCCACATCTATTCCGAAACGCCCGACTATGAATGGGTCGATGCGGCGGGCGAAGGCATCGCGGCGGTGGACGACGTGGCCCGCGCGGCAATCGTCTACCTGTGGTACTACGAGCGCACCGGGGACGAGCGCGCGCTGGACGAGGCGCGGCTGTGCCTGGAATTCGTGCGGGCGCTGCAAACCGAGGATGGCGCGTTTTACAACTTCGTCTACGACCGCACCGGCACGATCAACACCGAGGGCGGGACGAGCTACAGGTCCCTCGGCTGGTGGGCAATGCGCGGCTTGTGGGCGCTGGCCGAAGGTTACCGCGTGTTTGCCTCGCTCGATCCCGCCTACGCCGCCGAACTTCAATCAAGCTACCTGCTGACCGAATCCGCGCTGGCGGAAAACGTCGTCGAAGAAGGCGCGACGACCATGCTGCACGGTTACGCGATCCCGTCGTGGATTCCTGGCGGCGCGGCGGACGTCGCCTCGGTCGAGCTGCTGGCGCTGACCGCCTACTATCGCGCCGCGCCGAATCCCGGCACGCAGGCGCTGATCGAAAACGTCGCCAGCGGCATCGCAGCGTACGGCCTGGGCGACAGCCAGACGTATCCGTTCGGGCTGATCCCGGTCACGACCAGCGCGGCGGGCTACTGGCACGCCTGGGGCAGCCACATGATCGCGGCGCTGGCGGGCGCGGGGGATGCGCTCGGTCGCCAGGACTGGATCGATGCGGCGGCGCGCAGCGCGGATACGTTCCTGGTCCGCCAACTGGCCTTCGAGCGCATCCGCGAGATCGGCATCCTGCCCAACCGCCTCGGCCAGATCGCCTACGGCACGAACATGATGGTGCAGGACTTCATGACGCTCTACCGCGCGACGGGCGATCCGCAGTATGCGCAGTTCGCGGGGCTGTCGGCGTCGTGGTTCTTCGGCAACAACATGGCGGGCGTGCCGATGTACGATCCCGACACGGGGCGCGGCTACGACGGCATCAACGGGCCGACCGTGTGGCGCGTCAACTTCAACGCCGGGGCAGAATCGACCATCGAAGCGCTGATGGCCCTGCTTACGGTGGGCGGCGATCCGGTCGCGTCGCGCTACCTGGACTACACCGAAACGTCCGTGCGGCCCTACAAAATCGTGGAGGCGGAATCGGGCCGGGTGGCGGGCGGCGAGCCGGACTTCCGCACGCGCGAGTGGACCGGCGAGGCGGTGGTCAGCAGCGGCGGTTACTACAGCCTGGGCGAAGGCGACGCGCTGGAAGTGCCGTTCGAGCTGGTCTGGTCTGGCGACTACTGGATCTATGCCGCGCACCAGCGTCAGGGTATTGCCGTGGAAGAAACCACGCTCGCCGCGCTGCGCGCGCCCGGTCCGGTGACGGTGGACGGTGCGCTGGACGAATGGGAGGCCGCGCCCGGCTTCGCCGCCAATACGGGCCGCCAGTTTTTGCGCGGCTCGGGCCTGTGGCGCGGCCCGGACGTGGATAGCTTCACGATCCGTTTCATGTGGGATGACGACGCGCTGTACCTCGCCGCCGAGGTGCGCGATCCCCGCTTCGAGCAGGATCAGGTGGGGCCGGGCGTGTGGCAGCAGGATGCGTTCTGGGGTTACCTGGACGCAACCGGGCGCGGCACGCGGCTGAGCGCCAAGTTCACGCTGGCGCAAACGCCCGACGGCCCGCAGGTGTGGGACTGGATCGCGCAGACATGGCTGCCCAATGCGGAACTGGGATGGCAGGTCGCGCCGGACGGCGCAGGCTACACCTACGAGGCGCGTCTGCCGTTCCGCTCGCTGCGTGTAGACGATCCTGCCAGCGGCAAAGTGCTCGGCGTGGAGGCGGGCATCGGCGTGGGCGGCGATTCGTTCCTCGATCTGACCGGCTCCGACCCCGACACGCCCGCCAATCTCGCGCACCTGATCCTGGCGGATGACCTGGGCGATCTTGACGAATTTGGCGGCGCGGAGGAGATTCTGTCCGGTGCGGACAGCGCAATCGCCCTCGGCATCAGCCTGGACGGGGAGGAGCCGCTCGTCGTGCCGTCGAACACCTCGCCGGACCGCCGCTATTTGTGGCTGGACCGGGCCGGATCGGAACCGGTGCACCTGGACGCGGGCGCGCACACGCTGCGCCTGACCTATGCGGGCACGGAAGCGAGCCGCCGCGAAGAAGTGGACGGCTTCCTGATCCAGCCGGTCGTCGCGGAGCGGGTGTTTGCCGGGGCGGACGGCGGTACGCTCACCCTGACCTACGACACCCGGACGGGCGATCTGCGCGTGCTTGAAAGCGAGTAG
- a CDS encoding carbohydrate ABC transporter permease translates to MSGDPGAFATYYPTLLRYVGVAVGLAILMVGVYRLLRALGAKQESATGFSLILPWIVGFTIFTAFPIGLSFYLSFTEYNILWDSPKSLEDKLFNYKRALSVKVVELPEGERPLQVLGTMEGATPETVRYRELTQFSFRGKQYVLGATDGYFLKGIWLTLRYAVISVPLGMLGALAVALLLNQNIRGIGFWRTLYYVPAVLPAAAVALLWFWIFAPNRGLINWFLKPLYALLGIDPLGWFTDASLVLPSFIIMGMWGIFGANTVILLAGLKNIPKELYEAASIDGAGNWVKFRHITIPMLSPALFYNLVTNTIAALTVFTQQAFIPTNREDGWFVNWFIYNEAFNFGHMGYASALGWMLAVLVILLTLLIFRSSSAWVFYEGARRREGGA, encoded by the coding sequence ATGAGCGGCGATCCCGGCGCGTTCGCAACGTACTATCCCACGCTGTTGCGCTACGTGGGCGTCGCGGTTGGACTGGCGATTTTAATGGTTGGGGTGTACCGCCTGCTGCGTGCGCTGGGCGCAAAGCAGGAGTCCGCGACGGGCTTCTCGCTGATCCTGCCGTGGATCGTGGGGTTCACCATCTTCACCGCGTTTCCAATCGGGCTGTCGTTTTACCTGAGCTTCACCGAATACAACATTTTGTGGGACAGTCCAAAATCTTTGGAAGACAAGCTTTTTAACTATAAACGCGCACTTTCGGTCAAGGTGGTGGAACTACCCGAAGGCGAGCGCCCGCTGCAAGTCCTGGGCACGATGGAGGGCGCCACGCCCGAAACGGTGCGCTACCGCGAGCTGACGCAGTTTTCGTTTCGAGGCAAGCAGTACGTGCTCGGCGCGACGGACGGCTACTTTCTGAAAGGAATCTGGCTGACGCTGCGCTATGCCGTGATCAGCGTGCCGCTGGGCATGTTAGGCGCGCTGGCGGTCGCGCTACTGCTCAACCAGAACATCCGGGGGATCGGCTTCTGGCGCACGCTCTACTACGTGCCCGCCGTGCTGCCTGCGGCGGCGGTCGCGCTGCTGTGGTTCTGGATCTTCGCGCCTAACCGGGGCCTGATCAACTGGTTCCTGAAGCCGCTCTACGCGCTGCTCGGCATCGATCCGCTCGGCTGGTTCACGGACGCCAGCCTCGTGCTGCCCTCATTCATCATCATGGGTATGTGGGGCATCTTCGGCGCGAACACGGTTATTCTGCTGGCCGGTCTGAAGAACATCCCCAAGGAGTTGTACGAAGCGGCATCCATCGACGGCGCGGGCAACTGGGTGAAGTTCCGCCACATCACGATCCCCATGCTCAGCCCGGCGCTGTTCTACAACCTCGTGACCAACACCATCGCCGCGCTGACGGTCTTCACGCAGCAGGCGTTTATTCCCACCAACCGCGAAGATGGCTGGTTCGTGAACTGGTTCATCTATAACGAGGCGTTTAACTTTGGGCACATGGGCTACGCCTCGGCGCTGGGCTGGATGCTGGCCGTGCTGGTCATCCTGCTGACGCTGCTCATCTTCCGCTCTTCCAGCGCGTGGGTGTTCTATGAAGGCGCGCGCCGCCGCGAAGGAGGCGCATAA
- a CDS encoding carbohydrate ABC transporter permease, protein MSTDAQVLNRDAAVLDPLEQRRHRMHVLFRAAIYVLLLIGAAMILVPVLWMLSTSLKTESQLFVYPPKWVPDPIKVDNYVDAWTALGSIAPGLTFWRIIGNTLFITVLAMFAEMFSAAVVAYGFARFYFKGRDVIFFVMLATMMIPPTLTRVPAFLIWRELGLLNTYDPLIVPAWTAWGPTYIFLLRQFFMTIPRDMEDAATVDGANPIQIFFYIMLPLVKPAFLAIGVLSFQGNWNNFESPLIYLNTTQMFPLVLAIRFFQESLSKEAPKWHYMMAMATMMAAPILVLFFVAQRYFIEGLTVGAVKG, encoded by the coding sequence ATGAGCACCGATGCGCAAGTCCTCAACCGCGACGCAGCGGTCCTCGATCCGCTGGAGCAGCGCCGCCACCGGATGCACGTCCTGTTCCGGGCGGCGATCTACGTCCTGCTGCTGATCGGCGCGGCGATGATCCTGGTTCCGGTGCTGTGGATGCTCTCGACTTCGCTCAAGACCGAGTCGCAGTTGTTCGTCTACCCGCCGAAGTGGGTCCCGGACCCGATCAAGGTTGACAACTACGTGGACGCCTGGACCGCGCTCGGTTCGATCGCGCCGGGACTGACGTTCTGGCGCATCATCGGCAACACGCTGTTCATTACCGTGCTGGCGATGTTCGCGGAAATGTTCAGCGCGGCGGTGGTGGCCTACGGCTTCGCGCGGTTCTACTTCAAAGGCCGCGACGTGATCTTCTTCGTCATGCTGGCGACGATGATGATCCCGCCGACGCTGACGCGCGTGCCCGCGTTCCTGATCTGGCGCGAGTTGGGGCTGCTGAACACGTACGATCCGCTGATCGTGCCCGCGTGGACCGCGTGGGGACCGACCTACATCTTCCTGCTGCGTCAGTTCTTCATGACCATCCCGCGCGATATGGAAGACGCCGCCACCGTGGACGGGGCTAACCCGATCCAGATCTTCTTTTACATCATGCTGCCGCTGGTCAAACCGGCCTTCCTGGCGATCGGCGTGCTGTCGTTCCAGGGCAATTGGAACAACTTCGAGTCGCCGCTGATTTACCTGAACACCACGCAGATGTTCCCGCTGGTGCTGGCGATCCGGTTCTTCCAGGAGTCGCTGTCGAAGGAAGCGCCGAAGTGGCACTACATGATGGCGATGGCGACCATGATGGCCGCGCCGATCCTGGTGCTGTTCTTCGTGGCGCAGCGCTATTTCATCGAAGGGCTGACCGTGGGCGCGGTGAAAGGGTAA
- a CDS encoding glycoside hydrolase family 130 protein, which translates to MSKPLTLTRYPGNPILVPSLVNEWETDNVFNAAVVEHEGLIYMLYRAQGLDRVSRIGCAVSGDGYHFNRLQEPVFVPEEDYEAFGVEDPRVTRLDGWFYMIYTAYSSLGTRVSMARSRNLIAWERMGIILPDEDNKDAVLFPEKIDGRYAMFHRRIPDIWLAFSDDLLHWTDHQIIMNPRPGLWDGVRIGAGGPPFRTDDGWLCFYHGFAEERVYCLGLALLDLNDPSKVLKRQDEPILVPRAPWEVHGDVPNVVFTCGGVETDDKYLIYYGGGDHVMAVAAITKGEAMSLASVSKADVAEFTKG; encoded by the coding sequence ATGAGCAAACCACTCACTTTGACGCGCTATCCCGGCAATCCGATCCTGGTGCCCTCCCTGGTGAACGAGTGGGAAACCGACAACGTCTTCAATGCGGCGGTGGTCGAGCACGAAGGGCTAATCTACATGTTGTACCGGGCGCAAGGTCTGGACCGCGTCTCGCGCATTGGCTGCGCGGTCAGCGGCGACGGTTACCACTTCAACCGCTTGCAGGAGCCGGTCTTCGTGCCGGAAGAAGATTACGAGGCGTTTGGCGTCGAAGATCCGCGCGTTACCAGGCTGGACGGCTGGTTCTACATGATCTACACCGCCTATTCCTCGCTGGGCACGCGCGTCTCGATGGCGCGCAGCCGCAACCTGATCGCATGGGAGCGGATGGGTATCATCCTGCCCGACGAAGACAACAAAGACGCGGTGCTGTTCCCTGAGAAAATCGACGGGCGCTACGCGATGTTCCACCGGCGCATTCCCGACATCTGGCTGGCGTTCTCCGACGACCTGCTGCACTGGACCGATCACCAGATCATCATGAATCCGCGCCCCGGCCTGTGGGACGGCGTGCGCATCGGCGCGGGCGGGCCGCCCTTCCGCACCGATGACGGCTGGCTGTGCTTCTATCACGGCTTCGCGGAGGAGCGCGTGTACTGCCTGGGACTCGCCCTGCTGGACCTGAACGATCCGTCAAAGGTGCTCAAGCGCCAGGACGAGCCGATCCTCGTGCCGCGCGCGCCCTGGGAAGTGCACGGCGACGTGCCGAACGTGGTGTTCACCTGTGGCGGCGTCGAGACGGACGATAAGTATTTGATCTACTACGGCGGCGGCGATCACGTGATGGCCGTGGCGGCGATCACCAAAGGCGAAGCGATGTCGCTGGCCTCGGTCAGCAAGGCCGATGTCGCAGAGTTTACGAAAGGTTAG
- a CDS encoding DUF624 domain-containing protein, with protein MQAALGVVWETLKDWYNGMVGLAALNMLWIGSGLTVVLLAPATAGLAAVTNSIAHGTGQHFEDFKDGAQAYLWISLRWLMLNAIVVALLAVNTVFYGAIESPIGPVVQVLVATLAVLWLAAQLYVWPFLMEQDDKRLRLALRNAVFLALGTPVYTLTLLAVAALVVILSAVTILPLAVFTASFLSLLGNRAVIERLTTFGKLPTPAQPTIDGDQQ; from the coding sequence ATGCAGGCAGCGTTAGGCGTCGTGTGGGAAACGTTGAAGGACTGGTATAACGGCATGGTCGGGCTGGCCGCCCTGAACATGCTCTGGATCGGCTCGGGGCTGACGGTGGTGCTGCTGGCTCCGGCGACGGCGGGCCTCGCCGCCGTGACCAACAGCATCGCGCACGGCACGGGCCAGCACTTCGAGGACTTCAAAGACGGCGCGCAGGCCTACCTGTGGATCAGCCTGCGCTGGCTGATGCTGAATGCAATCGTCGTCGCGCTGCTCGCCGTGAACACGGTGTTTTACGGCGCGATCGAAAGCCCGATCGGGCCGGTCGTCCAGGTGCTCGTCGCGACGCTGGCCGTGCTGTGGCTGGCGGCGCAGTTGTACGTATGGCCGTTTTTGATGGAACAGGACGACAAGCGCCTGCGTCTGGCGCTGCGCAACGCGGTATTCCTGGCGCTCGGCACGCCGGTTTATACGCTGACGCTGCTGGCCGTTGCGGCGCTGGTGGTGATATTGAGCGCCGTCACGATCCTGCCGCTGGCCGTTTTCACCGCCAGCTTTTTATCTTTACTGGGTAACCGGGCTGTGATCGAGCGCCTGACCACCTTTGGCAAGCTGCCCACTCCCGCACAGCCCACCATCGACGGAGACCAACAATGA
- a CDS encoding ADP-ribosylglycohydrolase family protein has translation MPVAQYQERIYAGVLGKIIGVYLGRAVEGWSYEAIRSRFGTVDFYVNEHIGMPLIVPDDDISGTFVFYRALADNAYPAAITARQVGETWLNYVIEDKTILWWGGLSRSTEHTAFLRLKAGIPAPQSGSIALNGQSMAEQIGAEIFVDTWAMVNPGDPERAVAMAREAASVSHDGLAVEAACVLAAMEALAFDEPRLDVLIEQGLSMTSDARLLRMAGDVIDVCAKTDDWRAARDWIAQHHGYERYPGNCPMATNHLAVLMALMMGGDDFQHSIMIAASAGWDTDCNAGNVGCLNAIRLGLPALDAGADLRKPVGDRMLVVSADGGECFTDAVIEARKIVHAAAALRGETVELPSARYAFEYAGSMQGFAIHPTPVLGQAVTRVENALGPTGEAGLLILYEGLAPGARGTVSAQTFVDPEPKGVKGTSYFEVIASPTLYPTQTVRATIKTFDEVNPALAFFVDYYDENDEIATLTGEAFALANGINDLEWTVPDTGGHPIYRLGLMLSAARRLDGAVALLSLDWSGAPERFVMGRSMELSPSLTPWTTVTTWMNGFVSSARNLAPDYTTTLSLSHPTENGVITTGTRDWADYEVASTITFLQQRAAGLVARARGHRRYYAAAIRDGQAVILKRRDGEVSTLAAGPQGYAVDETHALALRVQGDRLVMLVDGQQVAEAVDGEYPFGGAGFVVDEGGILCDGFSVARI, from the coding sequence ATGCCGGTTGCGCAGTATCAAGAGCGGATTTATGCGGGCGTGTTGGGCAAGATCATCGGCGTATACCTGGGGCGCGCCGTCGAGGGCTGGAGCTACGAGGCGATCCGGTCGCGCTTCGGCACGGTGGATTTTTACGTCAACGAGCATATCGGCATGCCGCTGATCGTGCCCGACGATGACATCTCCGGCACGTTCGTGTTTTATCGCGCCCTGGCCGATAACGCCTATCCCGCCGCCATCACCGCGCGGCAGGTGGGCGAAACGTGGCTGAACTACGTCATCGAGGACAAGACGATCCTGTGGTGGGGCGGTCTGAGCCGTTCCACCGAGCACACCGCGTTTTTGCGCCTGAAGGCGGGCATTCCCGCGCCGCAGAGCGGATCGATCGCGCTCAACGGGCAGTCGATGGCGGAGCAGATCGGCGCAGAGATCTTCGTCGATACGTGGGCAATGGTCAACCCCGGCGACCCGGAACGCGCCGTTGCGATGGCGCGCGAGGCCGCGTCGGTCAGCCACGACGGGTTGGCAGTCGAGGCGGCGTGCGTGCTGGCGGCGATGGAAGCGCTGGCCTTTGACGAGCCGCGTCTGGACGTGCTGATCGAGCAGGGACTCAGCATGACGTCCGATGCGCGTCTGCTGCGCATGGCGGGCGACGTGATCGACGTCTGCGCCAAAACGGACGACTGGCGCGCCGCGCGCGACTGGATCGCGCAGCACCACGGCTACGAACGCTATCCCGGCAACTGCCCGATGGCGACCAATCACCTCGCGGTGTTGATGGCGCTGATGATGGGCGGCGACGACTTCCAGCACAGCATCATGATCGCGGCGTCGGCGGGCTGGGATACGGACTGCAACGCGGGCAACGTCGGCTGCCTGAACGCGATCCGGCTGGGCCTGCCCGCGCTGGACGCCGGGGCGGATCTGCGCAAGCCCGTGGGGGACCGGATGCTGGTGGTCAGTGCCGATGGTGGCGAGTGTTTCACGGACGCCGTGATCGAGGCGCGCAAGATCGTGCACGCGGCGGCAGCGCTGCGCGGGGAGACGGTCGAGCTGCCTTCTGCGCGCTACGCCTTCGAGTATGCGGGATCGATGCAGGGCTTCGCCATTCATCCGACGCCCGTACTGGGGCAGGCGGTGACGCGCGTCGAAAACGCGCTTGGGCCGACAGGCGAAGCCGGGCTGTTGATCCTCTACGAAGGGCTTGCGCCGGGCGCGCGCGGGACCGTCTCGGCGCAGACGTTTGTGGATCCGGAGCCGAAGGGCGTCAAGGGCACCAGCTACTTCGAGGTGATCGCCAGCCCGACGCTCTACCCAACGCAGACCGTGCGCGCCACGATCAAGACCTTCGATGAGGTGAATCCGGCGCTGGCGTTCTTCGTCGATTATTACGACGAAAACGACGAGATCGCCACGCTGACCGGCGAAGCGTTTGCGCTGGCGAACGGGATCAATGACCTGGAATGGACCGTACCCGACACGGGCGGCCACCCGATCTATCGCCTGGGCCTCATGCTGAGCGCCGCGCGCAGGCTCGACGGGGCAGTTGCGCTGTTGAGCCTGGATTGGTCCGGCGCGCCGGAACGCTTCGTCATGGGGCGCTCGATGGAGCTGTCACCGTCGCTGACGCCGTGGACGACCGTGACGACCTGGATGAACGGCTTCGTCAGCTCGGCGCGCAACCTCGCGCCGGACTACACCACGACGCTCTCACTCTCGCATCCGACCGAAAACGGCGTGATCACGACCGGCACGCGCGACTGGGCGGACTACGAGGTCGCCTCGACGATCACGTTTTTGCAGCAGCGTGCGGCGGGACTCGTGGCGCGCGCCAGGGGACACCGGCGCTACTACGCGGCGGCGATTCGCGACGGGCAGGCCGTGATCCTCAAGCGCCGGGACGGCGAGGTGAGCACGCTGGCCGCCGGGCCGCAGGGCTACGCCGTGGACGAGACGCACGCGCTGGCGCTGCGCGTTCAGGGGGACCGGCTGGTGATGCTCGTGGACGGGCAGCAGGTCGCGGAAGCGGTGGACGGCGAGTACCCGTTTGGCGGGGCGGGTTTCGTGGTGGACGAGGGTGGCATCCTGTGCGACGGCTTCAGTGTCGCGCGGATCTGA
- a CDS encoding ADP-ribosylglycohydrolase family protein, translated as MGIERYAAQMYAGVLGKMIGVYLGRPVEGWSYEKIQEVFGEVDYYVHDRIGAPLVVADDDLSGTFGFFRALEDNGYPADLTPQQVGQTWLNYIIEDKTILWWGGLGRSTEHTAYLRLKDGVPAPRSGSIELNGPTIAQQIGAQIFMDAFAMTSPGDPDRAVALVRAAASVSHDGIAVEAACFLAAMEALAFDVRPLDDLIEGALPYVTSATLKKLIDDVRMICAQESDWRAVRAWLDPRYGYGVCPGPCHIIPNHAMVLSALLLGGDDFQCSVTIGASAAWDTDCNAGNVGCLNGIRLGLEGLRGGADFRAPVADLLYVVTADGGSCVTDAVQQTNGIARAAAALNGEPVPERGPRYSFDYPGSTQGFVPCPYGSAPYPVARVGNLNETSDENGLVVAYHALAQGVTCQVSTPTFLDFSVLANNFATIASPTLYATQTVRAHVKAFADVNPRLRFYVLYYDSDNEVGRMAGDLFDLARGVNALEWTVPDTGGMPIFRLGIELVADRRLDGRIGLLDLDWDGAPAAFAQQGMLMTSIWNLAPYWLQAWVSSARQFAPDFTYTYCISHTVDNGVVTLGTQDWADYSVESGIAFSLHEAGGLVLRSKGHRRYYAALLSGGTTASIIARRDDVVETLASVPFPYEMDRVYALRFDAQGDALALSIDGARVLETRDPEGRHAHGGAGFVVERGTILADGFRVAAL; from the coding sequence ATGGGTATCGAACGTTACGCCGCGCAGATGTACGCGGGCGTGCTGGGCAAGATGATCGGGGTCTACCTGGGCCGTCCGGTCGAGGGCTGGTCCTACGAAAAGATTCAGGAAGTCTTCGGTGAAGTCGATTATTACGTGCACGACCGCATCGGCGCGCCGCTGGTGGTGGCCGACGACGATCTCTCCGGCACGTTCGGGTTTTTCCGCGCGCTGGAAGACAACGGCTATCCGGCGGATCTGACCCCGCAGCAGGTTGGGCAGACGTGGCTGAACTACATCATCGAGGACAAGACGATCCTGTGGTGGGGCGGGCTGGGGCGCTCGACCGAGCACACCGCCTATTTGCGGCTGAAGGACGGCGTCCCCGCGCCGCGCAGCGGCTCGATTGAACTGAACGGCCCGACCATCGCGCAGCAGATCGGCGCACAGATCTTCATGGACGCGTTTGCGATGACCTCGCCCGGCGACCCCGACCGCGCGGTGGCGCTGGTGCGCGCGGCGGCGTCGGTCAGCCACGACGGGATCGCGGTCGAGGCGGCGTGTTTCCTGGCGGCCATGGAAGCGCTGGCATTCGACGTGCGCCCGCTGGACGATCTGATAGAGGGCGCGCTGCCCTACGTAACCTCGGCCACGCTGAAGAAATTGATCGATGACGTGCGCATGATCTGCGCGCAGGAATCCGACTGGCGCGCCGTGCGCGCGTGGCTCGATCCGCGTTACGGTTACGGCGTATGTCCCGGTCCATGCCACATCATCCCCAATCACGCAATGGTGCTCAGCGCGCTGCTGCTGGGCGGCGACGACTTCCAGTGCAGCGTCACGATCGGGGCATCGGCGGCATGGGATACCGACTGCAACGCGGGCAACGTCGGCTGCCTGAACGGCATCCGGCTGGGGCTGGAGGGGCTGCGCGGCGGGGCGGATTTTCGCGCGCCGGTCGCGGATCTGCTCTACGTGGTGACGGCGGACGGCGGCTCGTGCGTGACGGACGCCGTGCAGCAGACCAACGGCATCGCGCGCGCGGCGGCAGCGCTGAACGGCGAGCCGGTTCCCGAACGCGGGCCGCGCTACAGCTTCGACTACCCCGGCTCCACGCAGGGTTTCGTGCCGTGCCCGTACGGCAGCGCGCCCTATCCTGTGGCGCGTGTCGGCAACCTGAACGAGACTTCGGACGAGAACGGGCTGGTGGTGGCGTACCATGCGCTGGCGCAGGGCGTGACGTGCCAGGTGTCCACGCCTACATTCCTTGATTTCAGCGTGCTGGCGAACAACTTCGCCACGATCGCCAGTCCGACGCTGTACGCGACGCAAACCGTGCGGGCGCACGTCAAGGCGTTCGCGGATGTGAACCCGCGCCTGCGGTTTTACGTGCTGTACTACGACTCCGATAACGAAGTCGGCCGTATGGCGGGCGATCTGTTCGATCTGGCGCGCGGTGTGAACGCGCTCGAATGGACCGTGCCCGATACGGGCGGCATGCCGATCTTCCGGCTGGGGATCGAGCTGGTCGCCGACCGGCGGCTGGACGGGCGGATCGGCCTGCTCGACCTGGACTGGGACGGCGCGCCCGCTGCGTTTGCGCAGCAGGGCATGCTGATGACGTCGATCTGGAACCTCGCGCCCTACTGGTTGCAGGCGTGGGTGAGTTCGGCGCGGCAGTTCGCACCCGACTTCACCTATACCTACTGCATCTCGCACACGGTAGACAACGGCGTGGTCACGCTGGGCACGCAGGACTGGGCCGATTACAGCGTGGAGAGTGGTATTGCGTTCAGCCTGCACGAAGCAGGCGGTCTGGTCCTGCGCAGCAAGGGCCACCGGCGCTACTACGCCGCGCTGCTGTCCGGCGGCACGACCGCGTCGATCATCGCCCGGCGCGATGATGTGGTCGAAACGCTGGCGTCGGTGCCGTTTCCGTACGAGATGGATCGCGTCTATGCCCTGCGATTTGACGCGCAGGGCGACGCGCTGGCGCTGTCGATTGACGGCGCACGCGTGCTGGAAACGCGCGATCCTGAGGGGCGGCACGCGCACGGCGGAGCCGGGTTCGTCGTCGAGCGCGGCACGATCCTCGCGGACGGCTTCCGGGTCGCCGCGCTCTGA